Proteins from one Anastrepha obliqua isolate idAnaObli1 chromosome 2, idAnaObli1_1.0, whole genome shotgun sequence genomic window:
- the LOC129238397 gene encoding uncharacterized protein LOC129238397, whose protein sequence is MYFTYICCLSFCIGTALAVLYNGEAPRHTADLIVGEVQQQHQHRQQQQQSLPGYHYSSPVPPTPQHAFAGYSYNAPAATATTPTTTEAPTTTTTSTTTTTVRPTVTGAPAQVAPVGYIYGSPIAESYNQHAFYPPYYQQIHHTPALGIGSALNVQQQLPSSSVPNYFVPHSEATNTGKRFEATPNYFVPRVVTGKGVVPQATPSTQPEKPERKEEPEKRLPVVGAYNYARPVHGAELALEPLTPYQRAFQEFADYLIWQRAQGKHQDSAQFQQQQQPKIVTQPAQKHQDATLQQASQAYENRASFPAVQKQFSYVAPAQPSSSTPLVSQQAAAVSFPTQTYPQIPTTPAKQSAPQYAANFIDQTQAQAVDQKGPAISDNLLTGERYVGSANAVGYLEMPSESWELPSYTTMEMAAIPSNELSLSPVVVQANTVKGPKYVYESEQRLTQTAQQTKLQTQTQQQYGTQVQPQLAESAQSYAPTLQQQQPQTQRYPLVSDKRFAQTQMQTYQPTHAPQPLTLQATNERSPQLQQWPQNLALQAQQHQQLAQQTQPQNIYLREPFAQTAQIAATALRQVLQEQPASQPSKSVGGGLTQGTLENLHQQQQQKQKHQQQYYGSLEAQQYPREQSTIAPSAYPHDSQTPTHPTLAPLSNSNSNVYFHKDTTLLRRPHSSYGVPIENTNIAGYSYQRPVGQ, encoded by the exons ATGTATTTCACG TACATTTGCTGTTTGTCATTTTGCATTGGCACAGCTTTGGCTGTGTTATATAATGGTGAAGCGCCTAGGCATACTGCCGATCTAATTGTTGGAgaagtgcaacaacaacatcagcataggcaacaacaacaacagtctcTTCCTGGTTATCACTACAGTAGCCCAGTGCCGCCCACACCGCAACACGCTTTTGCTGGCTATAGCTATAATGCGCCTgcagctacagcaacaacaccaacaaccacAGAGGCGCCTACAACCACAACCAcaagtacaacaacaaccacagttCGACCCACAGTGACAGGTGCACCCGCCCAAGTGGCACCTGTTGGATACATTTATGGCTCGCCCATTGCCGAAAGTTATAACCAACACGCCTTCTATCCACCGTACTATCAGCAAATCCATCACACACCCGCATTGGGAATTGGCAGCGCTCTTAATGTGCAACAGCAATTGCCTTCGAGCTCCGTGCCCAACTACTTTGTGCCACATTCGGAAGCCACCAACACAGGAAAACGTTTTGAAGCAACGCCCAACTATTTTGTGCCACGCGTTGTGACGGGCAAAGGAGTAGTGCCACAAGCAACGCCGTCAACGCAACCAGAAAAGCCAGAACGCAAGGAAGAGCCAGAAAAACGTTTGCCTGTAGTGGGCGCTTACAACTATGCGCGTCCAGTACATGGTGCTGAATTGGCATTAGAACCATTGACGCCCTACCAGCGCGCATTTCAAGAGTTTGCCGACTATTTGATATGGCAACGGGCGCAAGGTAAGCACCAGGACAGCGCGCAgtttcaacaacaacagcaaccaaaAATTGTTACACAACCAGCGCAGAAACATCAGGATGCTACGCTACAGCAGGCTTCACAAGCGTATGAGAATAGGGCGAGCTTTCCTGCCGTTCAAAAGCAATTTTCGTATGTAGCGCCAGCGCAGCCTAGCAGTAGCACTCCTCTGGTGTCGCAGCAAGCTGCGGCTGTGAGTTTTCCTACACAAACTTATCCACAAATTCCGACTACACCAGCAAAACAGAGCGCTCCGCAATATGCAGCGAATTTTATTGATCAAACTCAAGCACAGGCAGTTGATCAAAAAGGTCCAGCGATCAGCGACAATTTGCTTACCGGCGAACGCTATGTGGGCAGCGCCAATGCTGTGGGGTATTTGGAAATGCCTTCCGAGTCTTGGGAGTTGCCCTCGTACACCACTATGGAAATGGCGGCGATACCCAGCAATGAGCTGAGCTTAAGTCCGGTTGTCGTGCAAGCGAACACTGTAAAGGGCCCGAAATATGTTTATGAATCAGAACAAAGGTTAACGCAAACTGCTCAACAAACGAAactacaaacacaaacacaacaacaatatgGTACGCAAGTACAACCACAACTCGCTGAAAGTGCTCAAAGCTATGCGCCAAcattgcaacagcaacaaccccAAACCCAGAGGTATCCATTAGTGAGTGATAAAAGATTTGCGCAAACACAAATGCAAACCTATCAGCCGACTCATGCACCGCAACCACTAACACTACAAGCGACCAATGAGCGGTCTCCACAACTACAGCAATGGCCCCAAAATTTAGCATTACAGGCACAACAGCACCAACAGCTGGCACAACAAACACAGCCACAAAATATCTATCTTAGAGAGCCGTTTGCACAAACTGCACAAATCGCTGCGACTGCGCTTCGGCAGGTATTGCAAGAACAGCCAGCGTCTCAACCAAGCAAGTCGGTTGGTGGTGGTCTCACGCAAGGAACGTTGGAAAATCTacaccaacagcaacagcagaaacaaaaacatcaacaacaataTTATGGCAGCCTAGAAGCGCAACAGTATCCAAGAGAGCAATCCACCATAGCGCCGAGCGCATACCCTCACGACTCTCAAACACCCACTCATCCTACTCTAGCGCCTTTATCGAACTCCAATTCTAATGTGTACTTCCATAAAGATACGACGCTATTGCGACGCCCACACAGCAGTTATGGTGTACCCATAGAAAATACTAACATCGCCGGTTACAGCTACCAAAGACCAGTGGGTCAGTGA
- the LOC129238970 gene encoding keratin, type I cytoskeletal 9: MKYFVWFGAVVVLLALSTCATATTKSESLISATGKPKREAPLSSGYHGPSYKYLPPAPASIGISGNGYDSYSSHSSNSASFGASGSAGLGYDFGGASVHASAPKVETYIVQTEPAHGGYSGGVSSHGGSAYSGGTSGHFGAGLSSGGGSGGGYRYSSGASSSQAGTLALLGHSNFGGGSSGTSSSSKFHTKARPQIQTYIIAANSLANGGGSSFGGGHAVHSSGGSGSSAGFGSGGYQYTPSFGGASHSSAGGFGGAHGSGFGGGHGGSSSFGGHSSGGFGAHGGSSVTFNSLQGYSYSGNAGSGGAAFGLGSRSHGSLAGHGSGSSGATISFAGGNAGYSGHEYAQSAPSIPSTNYGIPAGPAITSYQGASGAGNSYHSSGYDTPSYAAGHKGLGHFSFSASKPHALNVDFGSSGHSGHSAHSVRAPFKPSTLLGTSHEVSAPASQYLPPTSAGYEYQSESVLHSGTSAAGSASTAINEPNSAYLPPVSTPGASYLPPHHH, encoded by the exons atgaaatatttt GTTTGGTTCGGCGCCGTAGTGGTGCTTCTAGCTTTGAGCACCTGCGCcaccgcaacaacaaaatctgAGTCTCTCATCAGTGCCACAGGCAAACCAAAGCGAGAAGCGCCTCTTTCCAGCGGCTACCATGGACCATCTTATAAGTATTTACCACCAGCTCCCGCCTCGATAGGTATCAGCGGCAACGGTTATGATAGCTACAGCAGCCATAGCAGTAATTCGGCTAGTTTCGGCGCGAGCGGTAGTGCTGGCTTAGGTTATGACTTTGGTGGCGCTAGCGTTCACGCGAGCGCACCAAAAGTTGAGACATACATTGTGCAGACGGAGCCTGCGCATGGTGGCTACAGTGGCGGAGTGAGCAGTCATGGCGGCTCAGCGTACAGCGGTGGCACCAGTGGTCATTTCGGCGCTGGTCTTAGCAGTGGCGGCGGCAGCGGCGGTGGATATCGTTACAGCAGTGGCGCGTCCAGCTCCCAAGCCGGCACCTTGGCCTTGCTGGGGCACAGCAATTTTGGAGGTGGCAGCAGCGGCACCAGTAGCAGCAGTAAGTTCCACACCAAAGCGCGCCCACAAATACAAACTTACATTATAGCGGCCAACTCATTGGCGAATGGTGGCGGTAGCAGTTTTGGCGGCGGTCATGCGGTGCATTCAAGTGGCGGCAGTGGCAGTAGCGCTGGCTTTGGCAGCGGTGGCTATCAGTACACACCCAGCTTTGGCGGTGCATCGCACTCGAGCGCGGGTGGATTTGGTGGCGCGCATGGTAGCGGCTTTGGCGGCGGGCACGGCGGAAGCAGCTCATTTGGCGGTCACTCTAGCGGCGGCTTCGGCGCACATGGCGGCAGTTCAGTAACATTCAATTCTCTACAAGGCTATAGCTATAGCGGCAATGCTGGCAGTGGCGGTGCAGCATTCGGTTTGGGCAGCAGATCGCATGGCTCTCTGGCTGGTCATGGCAGCGGCAGCAGTGGTGCGACAATTTCATTCGCCGGTGGTAATGCAGGTTACAGTGGCCATGAGTATGCGCAGAGTGCACCTAGCATACCATCGACCAATTATGGAATACCTGCTGGCCCTGCTATTACATCCTATCAAGGCGCCAGTGGTGCAGGTAATTCATATCACAGCAGCGGTTATGATACGCCCTCCTATGCGGCGGGACACAAAGGATTGGGTCATTTCAGTTTCAGTGCCAGCAAGCCACATGCGTTAAATGTCGATTTTGGCTCTTCTGGACACTCCGGCCATTCCGCACACAGTGTAAGAGCACCCTTCAAGCCGTCCACCCTTTTGGGTACCTCCCATGAGGTGTCCGCACCAGCCTCTCAGTATTTACCACCCACATCAGCTGGCTACGAGTACCAATCGGAATCTGTGTTGCACAGTGGCACCTCGGCAGCTGGCAGCGCATCCACGGCCATAAATGAGCCAAACTCTGCATACTTGCCGCCAGTCTCTACACCTGGCGCAAGCTACTTGCCACCGCATCATCACTGA